In a single window of the Blastopirellula retiformator genome:
- the fliW gene encoding flagellar assembly protein FliW, which yields MDIYTARFGKLEIADEEVILFADGLIGFENLVNWILLSDEQSEDLGWLQSLQQPEVALAVVSPRRFAPEYRVRMEKEESSPLRLTADDEVFVLTIVSKHDDSLTINLRAPVVINLTKQLGLQIVTTDEQPLQYEIQSEPSVYRKSA from the coding sequence ATGGATATCTATACTGCTCGCTTCGGAAAGCTGGAAATCGCGGATGAAGAGGTCATCTTGTTCGCGGACGGTTTGATTGGTTTCGAGAACCTGGTCAACTGGATTCTGCTGTCGGACGAACAGTCGGAAGATCTCGGCTGGCTTCAGTCGCTCCAGCAGCCGGAAGTGGCGCTGGCGGTAGTCAGCCCCCGCCGTTTCGCCCCCGAATACCGGGTGCGGATGGAAAAAGAAGAGTCCTCGCCGTTGCGATTGACGGCCGATGACGAAGTCTTTGTGCTGACCATCGTCAGCAAACATGACGACTCTCTGACGATTAATCTGCGAGCGCCGGTCGTAATCAATCTGACCAAGCAACTTGGTCTTCAAATCGTGACGACCGACGAACAGCCGCTGCAGTACGAAATCCAGAGCGAGCCGTCGGTCTATCGCAAAAGCGCCTAG
- the csrA gene encoding carbon storage regulator CsrA codes for MLVLSRHRDESIMIGDNIVITIVDIRGDKVRLGIAAPQDIPVHRQEVYEAIQRENQQAARLQPNEAAALRKTK; via the coding sequence ATGCTCGTCTTGTCGAGGCATCGTGACGAAAGCATCATGATCGGCGATAACATCGTGATCACGATCGTCGATATTCGCGGCGACAAAGTCCGTCTAGGGATCGCCGCCCCGCAAGATATCCCCGTTCACCGCCAAGAGGTGTACGAGGCGATTCAACGCGAGAATCAACAAGCGGCTCGGCTGCAGCCGAACGAAGCCGCCGCTCTCCGTAAGACGAAGTAG